The following is a genomic window from Lysinibacillus sp. JNUCC-52.
CAAAAGTTTTACAAAAATTGTAACACATCAAAGTGTTATTTGGAAGATAATTGGTAGGGAAAGTATTGCCTTTATAATCGCTTTATCGTTTAGGTCCTCTAAAAAACTAATACTGCTATTATCATGCTCTTCTAAAGGGCTATGTCCGCAATTGTCAATTCTATTCGAATTTAATGTAGAACTTGAATGAGCATCATTTTCTCTCCATGCCAAATTGATAGAATTTCTACGTTGTCCTCTCCCGATACATCTAGTTGAAGTTAAGTAAGTAGTTGCATTAAAAAAGAGGCTTTTTGAGTAGCCACGCAATTTTTTATTCCCACAAAGCAAGTTCATATTTAAATATTGGCGATTTTGTGTAGAAAGGGTATATCATGTAAAAAAAGAGGTCAGAGAAACATAAACGATTTGGAAATTCTAAAAGGGTACTGTAGGAAATAAAACGTAGTGAGTAAATAGAGCAGAAAGAATTTCGCTCAATTAGTCTATGCAATAGTATTATGAGTTTTTTACGTAATAGAGTGTATATAAAAACACAAATGAATTTGGCATTACAACATACTATAAGAATAACTTGGATGCACAAGTGACGAGACAAAGAGCATTACTTGAACACTATTGCTCGTTATGTAGACCGATTACAGTTTAAGTAGTCGGTTTTCTAATGAAAAACAAAAGGGAATTGAAACGCCATTTAATTAGGAAGGGGGTAATTGCGTGGTATCAATAAGACAAAAATTAGTACCTGCAAACCAAGCTGCCAAAATTACAAATGGGAAAAACAATGCAAAAAAATATATCGTTGTCCATGAAACAGATAATACAAGCGTAGGAGCGGATGCGGATGCGCATGCTCGTCTACAATTTAATGGTAATAGTCGTGCGGCAAGTTGGCACTGGCAAGTAGATGATCATGAGGCAGTACAATCTTTTGAACACTATTGGGAATGCTGGGGAGCGGGAACTTATATAGGAAATACGCAAGGAATTCAGGTTGAAATATGTGTTAATAGTGATGGCGATTTTAATAAAGCTGTCGAAAATGCAGCAGCTTTAATAGCAAAAATAATGAAAGATGAACATATTTTAATCCAAAATGTCGTGCAGCATCATTATTTTAGTGGCAAAAACTGTCCAAGAAATATACGTGCAGGGAAAGTTTCCTGGACTAATTTTTTGAAAATGATTACAACTATTGAAACGCCACAGCCCGAAAAACCACCAACCGAATCAATGAAATACCGTATTATTACTGGAACATATAGCACACGAAATGCCGCCGTCAGCGTAGTAGATGTAATGAAGAAACGTTTTGGCTGGGTTGCTTATATTGAGCAGGATGGTGCGCAATATCGTGTAAAAACAGGTACCTTCACAGGGTTAACTGCTGCCAAAAGTGCAGAAATAAAAATAAAAACGGCTAAATTAGCACAAGTAACATATATTGTGGAAGCGTAATCAGTATAATACAAAATCTATGAGTATTTTAGTTGACTGCAAATAGGAAATGAGTAAAATAGAAAAGCAGTACTATTATATTCCATAAACTTAGCAGCTAAGAGCATTCACGTGCCTCAGTAAGGTATCTGAGGCACTTTTTATTTATAAATTGTAAAATAGGTAGTATTTTAAAGACACTATGCTATTTATAGAAAATGGTCTAGGAAAAAGTACCTTATTAATGTGCAATTTTATGAAGTTAATAGAGGGACAAGGGTTGTCATGAAATTTTGACACGCTTTTTCTTTTCGTCTTCTCTATAACCTGTTAAGATGGTAATAGTGTGACAACAAGTTAGTGTATATGAGAGTGGTGACAATCAAGATGGATGAACAGAAAAAAGATGGTTTAGAACAACAAGAGCAAACACAGCAAGTAGAGGTAAAACCAGCGGGACAATTTATTCAGATGAAACCGTTTAAATTTATTATGCTGATGTTCTTTACAATCTTAATTACCGCAGGCTTAACAATTTTTGCGTTAACATTCGGTGAAAAGAAAGTAGTAGAAGTAAAAGTTCCGATAGAACGTGCGGAATTTACAAAATTATACGAAGCATTTGATATGCTAAAAGACAAATACTACAAAGATATTGATGATGAAAAAGTAGTGGATGGTGCTATTAACGGCATGTTTGATGCATTAGAAGATCCGTATTCTGATTTCATGGTGAAAGATGAAGCAGAACAGTTTAACTCTGGATTATCTTCAAGCTTCCAGGGAATCGGCGCTGAAATTCAAGAACGTAATGGTTTCATTACTGTTGTGTCACCTATTAAAAATTCACCTGCTGAAAAAGCAGGACTATTACCAAAAGATATAATTTTAACTGTTGACGGCAAAAGTATTCAAGGATTTAGCGCTTCTGAAGCAGTTGCTCTAATCCGTGGTGAAAAGGGTACACCTGTTAAACTAACAGTGAAACGTGGAGAAAATGCTGAGCCAATTCAAATGACGATTGTACGGGACGATATTCCTGTTGAAACGGTTTATGGTGAGATGCTAGATGGAAATATTGCACATATTCAAATCACATCGTTTAGTGAACAAACAGCAGCAGAGCTAGAAAAAATACTTGCTGAATACGAAGGAAAAGGCATGAAAGGGATTGTCCTTGATTTACGCCAAAATCCTGGTGGTTATTTAAATGCAGCAGTAGAAATTTCGAATTTATTTGTGCCAGAAGGCAAGGCGATTGTACAAGTGCAACAAAAAGACGAAGAGCCTGAAATTACAAATGCTGCATCAGGGAAAAAGTACAATTTACCTGTCACTGTATTAGTTGATAATGGAAGTGCTTCAGCATCAGAAATTTTAGCTGCCGCTTTAAAAGAGTCGGTTGGTGCGAAAATTGTTGGAGAAACTTCTTTCGGTAAAGGGACAGTCCAAAATGTTACACCATTAAAAGATGGTTCTAATTTAAAATTCACTACTGGTAAATGGTTAACACCAAACGGTAACTGGATTAATGAAAAAGGTATTGAACCAGATGTAAAAGTAGCTTATCCTGCTTATGCTTCTTTACCAATTATCGATCCAACAATTGAAATGAAAGATGGCATGCAATCAGACTCCATAAAAGTGGCTGAAGAAATGCTAGAGGTGCTAGGATATGAGCCTGGTAAAGCCGACGGTATTTTTGACAAGTATACAGAACAAGCAGTGAAAAAACTGCAAGCTGATAATAAGCTTGAAGAAACAGGCATTTTGACAAATGAAACTACTTACGCATTAATGGATGCATTACGTGCAAAAATGAAATCAGATGACCCTCAACTTTTAAAAGCAAAAGAACTTATTTCTGATGCAAAAGAACAAACTGAGAAAAAAACAAACTAACACTGTAGCTGTCGCAGAAGTCGTCTCGTACGGCCAATGCGATGGCTTTTTTTATAGGAGGAATATTTGTGAAGGACGTATACTTATTTAGTGGTTTTCTAGGAAGCGGCAAGACTTCTATGCTGACAGACGTAATTCGACAACTAAAAGAAAAGGGGTTAAAGCCAGCTGTTATTATGAATGAGCTTGGAAAGCTTCCTTTTGACTCACAAGCAGTGGAGGAGGATGTTCCTCTAAAAGAGATGCTAGAAGGCTGTATTTGTTGTTCAGGTGCCGAAAAAACAGAGGCTCAAATACAATCTCTACTATTAGATAGTGAATTTGATGTCCTTATTATCGAAACTACTGGAGCTGCTCATCCTGTAGAAGCATTGGATGCCGTCTATTCTCCCATTTTCGCCGAGCAGTTAAATGTTAAAGGGATTGTTACGGTTGCAGACTCAAAGCTATGGTTAAATCGTGAGACACTTACGCCACAAGTTCGTACGTTGTTTATGGAACAAATTCGCCACGCACATTTATTACTGGCGAACAAAACGGATTTACTAAGTGAAGCGGAGCAAGCCAAGGTAGTTTATGAGCTACAAGGTTTTAATCCACATGCTTTTATATTGCAAACTACAAATGGACGTGTGCCATTACATTTACTTGAAAGCTTAAAGGCTACAGCACAAACTGATAAACAAAATATTACGACAGCAACGATTTCATCAATGCATTTAGGCTCCCGTTTAGTAGAATTCGACGGTGTTCACTTTACACAGGAGCAATTTGAGGATTGGGTACGGACATTACCAGATACGGTTTATCGGATGAAAGGGTATGTTCCAATCGAAGGTATTAAAAATCCAATGCTGTTTCAATATGCCTATGGAATGGTGCAATGGCTTCCAGAATACATTAAAATGCCAGCAAAACTTGTTTTAATAGGTGAAAATATTGGAAGTGTCAATGTTATTGGTATGGATTAGATTAAGCTAATAATAGGTTTAATGAGTATTTCTGCGTGTGTTCTTACTAGAAAGCGACAAGCTTTCTAGTAGGAGCGAGCAGATTTTTTTAATTTTATTCGGGTGTTATAAAATTATAGTAATTCTTTAAAGGCCCGCTACTGTCATAAAATGACCTTTTTAATAAAACTCAAAGTCTATAAATAGCTTCATTTTAAGTATTGTCAACCCTATATAAAACGTAAGTATTTCATAGCATGGTGAAACTTGCTAAAAATTATAACAAAAAAACCCCTGTTTCACGGAAACTACTTTTCTATTGGAGAAGCTAGCAGATGTTGGGAAGATTTTTAATAGAATCGTACTTTACGATAGGTTGCAGAGAGGAGAGATTGCAAAATGAAAAAAACACTTACTGCAATTTGTGCAACATTTCTTTTAGCAGCTCCAATTCAGTTGGCTTCTGCTGCTTCTAATACTACAGAGGGGAACTCAGCAAATCAAACAACAAACTGTAAAGTTTACTATAATAATAATTGGTCAAATCACAAGTGGGTTATAACTAAACCACATACGACAACACCATCTAAAGATACTCAAACTAATACTAATCAACAAACAAATCAACAAACAAATCAACAAACAAATCAACAAACAAATCAACAAAATAATACAACAACGACACCACCGACTACTTCTACACCGACGACAACTACTTCGGATGTGAATGCTTTTGAACAAGAGGTAGTAAAATTAACGAATGCTGAGCGTACTAAAGCTGGTTTAAAAGCATTACAAACAGATGATAAATTAATGGCTGCTGCTCGAGAAAAATCTCAAGATATGCAATCAAAAAAATATTTCTCACATACTAGTCCAACTTTTGGTTCACCATTTGATCGTATGAAAGCTTTAGGTATTACTTATAAGAGTGCAGGTGAAAATATCGCTCAAGGTCAACGTACACCACAAGAGGTAGTACAAGCTTGGATGGATTCACCAGGACACCGTGCGAATATTTTAAATGCGAATTACACGCATATTGGTGTTGGTTATGTGAAGTCTGGTAACTACTGGACTCAACAGTTTATTCAAAAATAATAAGTTGAATGTTTCATAGAAACAATACAAAAATAATTAGGATGTCCAATAAGTCTGAGACTTATTTGGGCGTCTTTTTATTTTGCACAGGAAAGAAAACGGGACATTCGTGACATAGCCGTTTGAGAAAAGCCTTTTTTGCCTATACTTCCAAGTATAGGAGGCGTTTTATGGATAAAGTGGAATTAATGATGAAAAGCCTACAAAAAGCATTTAATCATTCATCTGATTTTACAGTGAGACAAGTAGATTGGCGAGAAGGAACGTCTGCTATTTTATGCTTTTATACCTCGCTCGTAGATGCAAAAGAAGTGCAAAGAGTACTCGATACGATTTATGCTCGGTTAGATACAAACAAGCCCTTTTGGAGTGAAACGTTAATCACTACACTTGAGCCATTTTCTCTACCACTAGCGATTGAGCACATTTGTAATGGAGAAACACTAATCGTAATACCTGAAACTGGTGAAATGCTTTCTCTTACTGTTGTGAACCAAGTACAACGAAACCCTGACGAGCCAAATAATGAGCATGTTCTTCGTGGTTCACATGAGGGGCTTGTCGAGAGCCTCGAAACAAATCTGGCATTATTACGGAAACGAATTCATAATCCAGCGCTAGTAGTTAAATCTTTTTCAATCGGTAAAGAGACAAATACGAAAGCGTATTACTTATATATAGATGGGGTCATAAAACCTGAAACTTTGGATGAGATTGAAAAACGTATTGACGCTATTAACATTGAATATTTTTATAGTGTTGGCCAATTAAGTGATGAGTTAGAGGATTCTGTTTGGTCGCCTTTTCCACAATTGCTAAATACGGAGAGACCTGATCGCGTTGTAGCTAATTTAGTAGAAGGTAAAGTCGTATTGTTAACAAATATTTCTCCGACAGCCTTAATAGCACCTGTAACATTTTTTTCCTTTTATCAATCGCCTGATGATTATAATGGTCGTGTGTTGGTCGGTACCTTTTATCGGATAGTTCGGTTAATGTCATTTCTTGCAGCTGTTTTCTTACCTGCATTTTATATTGCTATTATCAGTTTTCACTTTGAAGTACTTCCTTTAGAGTTGAGTAATCAAGTAAAGCATGACGTAAATGAAATACCTTATCGACCGTTAATAGAAGCACTTATTTTAGAAATTATTATGGAGCTTATTCGAGAATCCAGTATACGATTGCCACAATCAGTAGGACAGACGATAGGAATCGTTGGAGGATTAGTAATAGGGGATGCAATTGTAAGTGCTGGCTTAGTCTCAAATTTAATGGTGATAGTAGTCGCTTTAACCGCAATTTCAAGCTATGTAGTGCCTTCCGTAGAACTAAATACATCAATTCGTATGCTTCGATTTCCATTTATGTTGCTCGCCTCATTATTTGGTTTTTTCGGTATTGTCATTGGAGTTGTTGTGTTATTGATTCACTTGATTAATTTAAGTTCTTTAAAACAACCATACTTTGCACCAATTGTGCCTTTTCAGCCAAAGGAAATATACAAAGTGTTTGTACGAGGACCGTATTTCAAACCAACTGTCCAAGTCACAACTTTTAGTCCACCGAAGGATAACAGTGTAAAGAATGGTGATACACCTTGAATTTTTCCCTATCTAAAGGACAATTTTTTTTACTATTATTTTTTATAGAAACAGGATTTATTTATATTTCCTTTCAAACGCCATTAATTAGTGAAAGTAGAAATATGGCTTGGGTGCTATTTATCGTAGCAGCAATATGGCATTATTTTTTATTATTATTTTTTGAACGTTATTATCGTTATTTCTATTTAAATACATTTTTTCAATGGGTATATAAAATTTATTGGTTTTTAATGATCGCGTCATTTATAGCCTATATGGAATTTGTATTAGCATCATGGGTTTTACCTCAAACACCCGAATGGATTGTCATCTTTTTTATTGTGGCACTATCGTTATATGCCAATTTAAGTCGACCAGAAACAGTAATCAATATTGGTGTGATGCTTATTCCACTCGTATTTATTTTTATCATTTTTTTAATGCTCGCGGTACCAGATCTTACTTGGACAAACTTATTTCCGCTTGATTTTACTAATAAAAAACAAATCATTCAGGGCTTTATTCATGGTGCATTCGCATTTATGGGCGCAGAAATGTTTTTAATATTTCGCCCCTTTTTACAAAGGGAGTTAACATTGAAGGGCAAGCCAATATTCCTATATCAGCTTGTGATTTTTGCATTTTATTTTATCTCAGTGCTTTTTTCTCTCATGTTTTTTACTATCGAGGAAATCAAACTAGTACCAGAGCCGATCATTTATATTTTAAAATCGCAAGAAGTGACTTTTGTGAAGCGACTTGATATTTTCTTTGTGTATATTTGGTTATCTTGGTCAATCGTTACTGTAATGATTGTAAATTTCACCTTTAGAATCATTCATTTTGTAAAAGAAAGAAAACGACCTAAGTTACAAATTATGATTTATCATGTGTTGCTAGCGATAGTCCCACTTTTTTTGGTGAAATTTAGAGTGATTGAATTGATGAAAAGTTCTTTCCATTATATATTTTTAATTTTTACCTTTCTATTGCCTATACTCATTATTTTTTGGAATAAATGGAGGGGGAAAGAGTGTATCGAAAAGGGATAATATTACTGTTGATTGTATTCCTTGCTGGTTGTTGGGATGAACGTTTATATAAAAACTCGTCAGTTGTGTCACTCGTTGGAGTTGAAGGGAAAGTAGGCGAATATAAAGGATATTACGCTTACCCTAAGTTAATTGATAATAAAAGTAAAATAATGGTAATAGAAGCGGAAGGTATTTCTCCCCGCGATATCCGTAATAGAGCGGACATGAAAGTGGAACAAACATTAGATTTGTCTGAATTAGCGACACTTCTTATTTCAAGTGATACTGCAAAGGAACCTCTTTATGACATTTTAGATATTTATTTTCGTGATCCCCAAAATCCGATATCTATTAAAGTTGCATTGACTGAAGGGGATGTAAAGCCTTTTATTGAGTTAACTAAGGAAGTAACAGACAATGCAGGAGGGTACTATCAGCGCTTTATTGAAAGCACTGAGAAAAATACAATTTATCCCAAACTTGA
Proteins encoded in this region:
- a CDS encoding N-acetylmuramoyl-L-alanine amidase — encoded protein: MVSIRQKLVPANQAAKITNGKNNAKKYIVVHETDNTSVGADADAHARLQFNGNSRAASWHWQVDDHEAVQSFEHYWECWGAGTYIGNTQGIQVEICVNSDGDFNKAVENAAALIAKIMKDEHILIQNVVQHHYFSGKNCPRNIRAGKVSWTNFLKMITTIETPQPEKPPTESMKYRIITGTYSTRNAAVSVVDVMKKRFGWVAYIEQDGAQYRVKTGTFTGLTAAKSAEIKIKTAKLAQVTYIVEA
- a CDS encoding S41 family peptidase; the encoded protein is MDEQKKDGLEQQEQTQQVEVKPAGQFIQMKPFKFIMLMFFTILITAGLTIFALTFGEKKVVEVKVPIERAEFTKLYEAFDMLKDKYYKDIDDEKVVDGAINGMFDALEDPYSDFMVKDEAEQFNSGLSSSFQGIGAEIQERNGFITVVSPIKNSPAEKAGLLPKDIILTVDGKSIQGFSASEAVALIRGEKGTPVKLTVKRGENAEPIQMTIVRDDIPVETVYGEMLDGNIAHIQITSFSEQTAAELEKILAEYEGKGMKGIVLDLRQNPGGYLNAAVEISNLFVPEGKAIVQVQQKDEEPEITNAASGKKYNLPVTVLVDNGSASASEILAAALKESVGAKIVGETSFGKGTVQNVTPLKDGSNLKFTTGKWLTPNGNWINEKGIEPDVKVAYPAYASLPIIDPTIEMKDGMQSDSIKVAEEMLEVLGYEPGKADGIFDKYTEQAVKKLQADNKLEETGILTNETTYALMDALRAKMKSDDPQLLKAKELISDAKEQTEKKTN
- a CDS encoding CobW family GTP-binding protein, producing the protein MKDVYLFSGFLGSGKTSMLTDVIRQLKEKGLKPAVIMNELGKLPFDSQAVEEDVPLKEMLEGCICCSGAEKTEAQIQSLLLDSEFDVLIIETTGAAHPVEALDAVYSPIFAEQLNVKGIVTVADSKLWLNRETLTPQVRTLFMEQIRHAHLLLANKTDLLSEAEQAKVVYELQGFNPHAFILQTTNGRVPLHLLESLKATAQTDKQNITTATISSMHLGSRLVEFDGVHFTQEQFEDWVRTLPDTVYRMKGYVPIEGIKNPMLFQYAYGMVQWLPEYIKMPAKLVLIGENIGSVNVIGMD
- a CDS encoding CAP domain-containing protein, giving the protein MKKTLTAICATFLLAAPIQLASAASNTTEGNSANQTTNCKVYYNNNWSNHKWVITKPHTTTPSKDTQTNTNQQTNQQTNQQTNQQTNQQNNTTTTPPTTSTPTTTTSDVNAFEQEVVKLTNAERTKAGLKALQTDDKLMAAAREKSQDMQSKKYFSHTSPTFGSPFDRMKALGITYKSAGENIAQGQRTPQEVVQAWMDSPGHRANILNANYTHIGVGYVKSGNYWTQQFIQK
- a CDS encoding spore germination protein, which produces MDKVELMMKSLQKAFNHSSDFTVRQVDWREGTSAILCFYTSLVDAKEVQRVLDTIYARLDTNKPFWSETLITTLEPFSLPLAIEHICNGETLIVIPETGEMLSLTVVNQVQRNPDEPNNEHVLRGSHEGLVESLETNLALLRKRIHNPALVVKSFSIGKETNTKAYYLYIDGVIKPETLDEIEKRIDAINIEYFYSVGQLSDELEDSVWSPFPQLLNTERPDRVVANLVEGKVVLLTNISPTALIAPVTFFSFYQSPDDYNGRVLVGTFYRIVRLMSFLAAVFLPAFYIAIISFHFEVLPLELSNQVKHDVNEIPYRPLIEALILEIIMELIRESSIRLPQSVGQTIGIVGGLVIGDAIVSAGLVSNLMVIVVALTAISSYVVPSVELNTSIRMLRFPFMLLASLFGFFGIVIGVVVLLIHLINLSSLKQPYFAPIVPFQPKEIYKVFVRGPYFKPTVQVTTFSPPKDNSVKNGDTP
- a CDS encoding GerAB/ArcD/ProY family transporter — its product is MNFSLSKGQFFLLLFFIETGFIYISFQTPLISESRNMAWVLFIVAAIWHYFLLLFFERYYRYFYLNTFFQWVYKIYWFLMIASFIAYMEFVLASWVLPQTPEWIVIFFIVALSLYANLSRPETVINIGVMLIPLVFIFIIFLMLAVPDLTWTNLFPLDFTNKKQIIQGFIHGAFAFMGAEMFLIFRPFLQRELTLKGKPIFLYQLVIFAFYFISVLFSLMFFTIEEIKLVPEPIIYILKSQEVTFVKRLDIFFVYIWLSWSIVTVMIVNFTFRIIHFVKERKRPKLQIMIYHVLLAIVPLFLVKFRVIELMKSSFHYIFLIFTFLLPILIIFWNKWRGKECIEKG